From a single Eubalaena glacialis isolate mEubGla1 chromosome 15, mEubGla1.1.hap2.+ XY, whole genome shotgun sequence genomic region:
- the CABYR gene encoding calcium-binding tyrosine phosphorylation-regulated protein isoform X1: MISAKPRLVVPYGLKTLLEGVSRAILKTNPPNITQFAAVYFKELVVFREGNNSLDIKDLVKQFHQIKVEKWSEGTAQEKKPECVKEPERTSTVSQEPKRMEKSTDTEEDNITAPQFSHKTTQFPSVHAELLSEPEDATEVVRGPSKPTTPKNATPPSSPSPAAVSPELAYVPADPAQFAAQMLGNVSSVHSDHSEIVMVDVATSMPVFLEEMLSSEAAEDDVVATLVHSGELAAVQALSETSVHVDLGSKPKDNEAEPPMASPFPLQDEQEPPAYDQAPQVPLQAATEVTATMHVASIYKDEPVIEGVTDVEQILEQTVIPFSDHVARLKGNEQSPPLRPILVVGKTASDVSEKSVGSANFVQLESAKYDSSVHVEADGSATTVSSEKSVHLEVDIFALAPGSAGQEDSWENRASQETEVKPTLSGEAAKVVRSGASVRSSSGPQPPVPEGLNEPEIEPEWEAAPKQGLMEPAIAASEAGQPPPYSNMWTLYCLTDMSQQSRPSPPPAPGPFPQATLYLPNSKDPQFLQHPPKVTSPTYVMMDDSKKTSAPPFILVGSNVQEAQDWKPVPGHAVSQSDALRRYAAVQVPIAVPADQKFQKHTPNPQNANPPTSGQDVPRPQSPVFLSVAFPVEDVAKKGSGFGDKRIPFGSYGIAGEITVTTANVPRAET; the protein is encoded by the exons TGGAGAAGTGGTCAGAAGGAACGGCACAAGAGAAGAAACCAGAATGTGTGAAAGAGCCAGAAAGAACATCTACGGTTTCCCAAGAACCTAAACGGATGGAAAAATCTACGGACACAGAGGAGGACAACATAACTGCACCGCAGTTTAGCCACAAAACCACGCAGTTCCCGTCAGTCCATGCTGAGCTGCTCTCAGAGCCTGAGGACGCCACTGAAGTAGTTCGCGGTCCTTCGAAACCGACCACCCCTAAGAATGCCACCCCACCCTCATCACCGTCGCCAGCAGCTGTCTCACCCGAGTTGGCCTACGTCCCTGCTGACCCAGCTCAGTTTGCTGCTCAGATGTTAGGTAATGTTTCCTCTGTTCATTCGGATCACTCTGAAATTGTAATGGTGGATGTGGCAACAAGTATGCCTGTTTTTCTCGAGGAGATGCTGAGCTCAGAGGCTGCTGAAGATGATGTGGTGGCCACTCTTGTGCATTCTGGAGAGCTGGCAGCAGTGCAGGCTCTGAGCGAGACATCTGTCCATGTAGATTTGGGTTCCAAACCTAAAGACAATGAGGCTGAACCACCAATGGCTTCCCCATTCCCCTTGCAGGATGAACAAGAACCTCCTGCTTATGATCAAGCCCCTCAGGTCCCTTTGCAGGCTGCTACTGAGGTGACAGCCACCATGCACGTAGCATCTATCTATAAAGATGAGCCTGTGATTGAAGGAGttactgatgttgagcaaatACTGGAACAAACAGTTATCCCCTTTTCTGATCATGTTGCTCGTCTTAAAGGAAACGAGCAGTCACCACCCCTTAGGCCCATACTTGTAGTAGGCAAGACAGCCTCAGACGTGTCTGAAAAATCTGTGGGTTCTGCAAACTTTGTGCAGTTGGAGAGTGCAAAATATGACTCCTCAGTACATGTGGAGGCAGACGGCTCTGCCACAACAGTGAGCTCTGAAAAATCTGTGCACCTTGAAGTGGACATCTTTGCGCTGGCCCCTGGCAGTGCTGGGCAGGAGGACTCATGGGAAAACCGTGCGTCCCAGGAGACGGAGGTCAAACCCACGCTCTCAGGGGAAGCTGCAAAAGTAGTGCGCTCAGGTGCGTCCGTAAGATCATCTAGTGGCCCCCAACCTCCTGTTCCAGAAGGTCTTAATGAACCAGAAATCGAACCAGAATGGGAAGCAGCACCTAAACAAGGTTTGATGGAGCCAG caataGCAGCAAGCGAAGCAGGACAACCACCACCATATTCTAACATGTGGACCCTTTATTGTCTAACTGATATGAGTCAACAAAGTCgcccatcaccaccacctgcaCCTGGGCCTTTCCCCCAAGCAACCCTCTATTTACCTAATTCTAAGGATCCACAGTTTCTGCAGCATCCACCAAAAGTTACTTCTCCAACTTATGTGATGATGGACGACAGCAAGAAGACCAGTGCCCCGCCTTTTATTTTAGTGGGCTCAAATGTTCAGGAAGCACAGGATTGGAAGCCTGTTCCTGGACACGCTGTTTCCCAGTCAGATGCCTTGAGGAGATACGCTGCAGTGCAAGTACCCATTGCTGTTCCTGCAGATCAGAAATTCCAGAAACACACCCCCAATCCCCAGAATGCTAATCCTCCTACAAGTGGACAAGATGTCCCCAGACCACAAAGtccagtttttctttctgttgctttCCCGGTAGAAGATGTAGCCAAAAAAGGTTCAGGATTTGGTGACAAACGTATTCCCTTTGGAAGTTACGGtattgctggagaaataactgtgACTACTGCCAATGTTCCCAGAGCAGAAACTTAA
- the CABYR gene encoding calcium-binding tyrosine phosphorylation-regulated protein isoform X2: protein MEKSTDTEEDNITAPQFSHKTTQFPSVHAELLSEPEDATEVVRGPSKPTTPKNATPPSSPSPAAVSPELAYVPADPAQFAAQMLGNVSSVHSDHSEIVMVDVATSMPVFLEEMLSSEAAEDDVVATLVHSGELAAVQALSETSVHVDLGSKPKDNEAEPPMASPFPLQDEQEPPAYDQAPQVPLQAATEVTATMHVASIYKDEPVIEGVTDVEQILEQTVIPFSDHVARLKGNEQSPPLRPILVVGKTASDVSEKSVGSANFVQLESAKYDSSVHVEADGSATTVSSEKSVHLEVDIFALAPGSAGQEDSWENRASQETEVKPTLSGEAAKVVRSGASVRSSSGPQPPVPEGLNEPEIEPEWEAAPKQGLMEPAIAASEAGQPPPYSNMWTLYCLTDMSQQSRPSPPPAPGPFPQATLYLPNSKDPQFLQHPPKVTSPTYVMMDDSKKTSAPPFILVGSNVQEAQDWKPVPGHAVSQSDALRRYAAVQVPIAVPADQKFQKHTPNPQNANPPTSGQDVPRPQSPVFLSVAFPVEDVAKKGSGFGDKRIPFGSYGIAGEITVTTANVPRAET, encoded by the exons ATGGAAAAATCTACGGACACAGAGGAGGACAACATAACTGCACCGCAGTTTAGCCACAAAACCACGCAGTTCCCGTCAGTCCATGCTGAGCTGCTCTCAGAGCCTGAGGACGCCACTGAAGTAGTTCGCGGTCCTTCGAAACCGACCACCCCTAAGAATGCCACCCCACCCTCATCACCGTCGCCAGCAGCTGTCTCACCCGAGTTGGCCTACGTCCCTGCTGACCCAGCTCAGTTTGCTGCTCAGATGTTAGGTAATGTTTCCTCTGTTCATTCGGATCACTCTGAAATTGTAATGGTGGATGTGGCAACAAGTATGCCTGTTTTTCTCGAGGAGATGCTGAGCTCAGAGGCTGCTGAAGATGATGTGGTGGCCACTCTTGTGCATTCTGGAGAGCTGGCAGCAGTGCAGGCTCTGAGCGAGACATCTGTCCATGTAGATTTGGGTTCCAAACCTAAAGACAATGAGGCTGAACCACCAATGGCTTCCCCATTCCCCTTGCAGGATGAACAAGAACCTCCTGCTTATGATCAAGCCCCTCAGGTCCCTTTGCAGGCTGCTACTGAGGTGACAGCCACCATGCACGTAGCATCTATCTATAAAGATGAGCCTGTGATTGAAGGAGttactgatgttgagcaaatACTGGAACAAACAGTTATCCCCTTTTCTGATCATGTTGCTCGTCTTAAAGGAAACGAGCAGTCACCACCCCTTAGGCCCATACTTGTAGTAGGCAAGACAGCCTCAGACGTGTCTGAAAAATCTGTGGGTTCTGCAAACTTTGTGCAGTTGGAGAGTGCAAAATATGACTCCTCAGTACATGTGGAGGCAGACGGCTCTGCCACAACAGTGAGCTCTGAAAAATCTGTGCACCTTGAAGTGGACATCTTTGCGCTGGCCCCTGGCAGTGCTGGGCAGGAGGACTCATGGGAAAACCGTGCGTCCCAGGAGACGGAGGTCAAACCCACGCTCTCAGGGGAAGCTGCAAAAGTAGTGCGCTCAGGTGCGTCCGTAAGATCATCTAGTGGCCCCCAACCTCCTGTTCCAGAAGGTCTTAATGAACCAGAAATCGAACCAGAATGGGAAGCAGCACCTAAACAAGGTTTGATGGAGCCAG caataGCAGCAAGCGAAGCAGGACAACCACCACCATATTCTAACATGTGGACCCTTTATTGTCTAACTGATATGAGTCAACAAAGTCgcccatcaccaccacctgcaCCTGGGCCTTTCCCCCAAGCAACCCTCTATTTACCTAATTCTAAGGATCCACAGTTTCTGCAGCATCCACCAAAAGTTACTTCTCCAACTTATGTGATGATGGACGACAGCAAGAAGACCAGTGCCCCGCCTTTTATTTTAGTGGGCTCAAATGTTCAGGAAGCACAGGATTGGAAGCCTGTTCCTGGACACGCTGTTTCCCAGTCAGATGCCTTGAGGAGATACGCTGCAGTGCAAGTACCCATTGCTGTTCCTGCAGATCAGAAATTCCAGAAACACACCCCCAATCCCCAGAATGCTAATCCTCCTACAAGTGGACAAGATGTCCCCAGACCACAAAGtccagtttttctttctgttgctttCCCGGTAGAAGATGTAGCCAAAAAAGGTTCAGGATTTGGTGACAAACGTATTCCCTTTGGAAGTTACGGtattgctggagaaataactgtgACTACTGCCAATGTTCCCAGAGCAGAAACTTAA